A window from Chryseobacterium vaccae encodes these proteins:
- a CDS encoding phosphocholine-specific phospholipase C, producing the protein MNRREFLEKSSLLLAGLGTSSVLHPSILKALTIEPAAQSTFYDAEHVVILMQENRSFDHAFGALKGVRGFLDKRAFIKEDGHSVFFQKGNSGKYASPARLDLRNTKSTWMSSLPHSWSDQQKALNKGKYDHWLQAKASGNKDYKDIPLTLGYYNREDLPFYYQLADAFTIFDQYFCSSLTGTTPNRLFLWSGTLREQQNGKVKANVYNENIDYDKARQARWKSFPEILEEQDVSWRIYQNEISLPKGMSGEQEAWLSNFTDNPIEWFSSFNVKFSKGYHQHIPKMINHLKKEIEKKPEQKERLDKIIRELEEDQIQYDPKNYSKLSQKEKNLHEKAFTTNSNDPNYWDLEIGQDEYGQRLVVPKGDVLFQFRKDVEEKKLPLVSWLIAPEHFSDHPGSPWYGAWYISEVLNILTKDPEVWKKTIFIINYDENDGYFDHVLPFTPPLNPNQPVDMNSKEGAEYVDRSQEYMKTLPLKDHERIEGTVGLGYRVPMIIASPWTKGGLVNSEVSDHTSVLQFLENFIKKKTGKDVTVNNISDWRRAVCGDLTSAFNTANVKAPQMDYIDQKDYARTINAAKSKPVPNLKWYAESELNERLLDIQERGIKPSNPLPYHFHVNLENKKIHMENLKENGVPLIIYDRAMFGKGASYYSYALYAKQEMKHEISGQNYDYEVFGPNGFFRKFKGSMIPETEVLFVNRASEHKAEIIFRQKKKGNINLVLEDLYEKSRKNISVQQTEEKMTVDLAKNKGWYDLKIISGDCIWHFAGRLENGKMSVTDPHWI; encoded by the coding sequence ATGAACAGAAGAGAATTTTTAGAAAAATCAAGTCTTTTGCTGGCAGGATTAGGAACTTCAAGCGTTCTGCACCCTTCCATTTTAAAAGCCCTTACCATTGAACCTGCTGCCCAATCTACTTTTTATGATGCGGAACACGTGGTGATCCTGATGCAGGAAAACCGTTCCTTTGATCATGCTTTCGGAGCACTTAAAGGAGTAAGAGGCTTTTTAGACAAAAGAGCTTTCATAAAAGAGGATGGCCATTCTGTATTTTTTCAGAAAGGAAATTCCGGAAAATATGCCTCGCCTGCACGGCTGGATCTTAGAAATACAAAATCCACATGGATGAGTTCATTGCCCCATTCATGGTCTGACCAGCAGAAAGCTTTAAACAAGGGAAAATATGATCACTGGCTGCAGGCAAAAGCTTCAGGCAATAAAGATTATAAAGATATTCCGCTTACTTTAGGTTATTATAACCGGGAAGATCTTCCGTTTTATTACCAGCTTGCCGATGCATTTACGATCTTCGATCAATATTTCTGCTCTTCTCTTACGGGAACTACTCCAAACAGGCTTTTCCTTTGGTCCGGAACACTTCGTGAGCAGCAAAATGGCAAAGTAAAGGCTAATGTTTACAATGAAAATATCGATTATGATAAAGCAAGACAGGCCCGCTGGAAAAGCTTTCCTGAAATTTTGGAGGAACAGGATGTTTCCTGGAGGATCTATCAGAATGAAATCAGTCTTCCGAAAGGAATGTCCGGTGAACAGGAGGCCTGGTTAAGCAACTTTACAGATAATCCTATTGAATGGTTTTCCAGTTTCAATGTAAAATTCTCCAAAGGCTACCATCAGCATATTCCTAAAATGATTAACCATCTGAAAAAGGAAATTGAAAAGAAGCCGGAGCAGAAAGAAAGACTTGACAAGATTATCCGCGAGCTGGAGGAAGACCAGATTCAATATGATCCTAAAAATTATTCAAAACTATCGCAGAAGGAAAAGAATCTTCATGAAAAAGCTTTTACTACCAACAGCAATGATCCTAATTATTGGGACCTTGAAATCGGGCAGGATGAATATGGACAAAGACTGGTAGTCCCGAAAGGAGATGTCCTGTTTCAGTTCCGGAAAGATGTTGAAGAAAAAAAGCTTCCGCTGGTTTCATGGCTGATTGCCCCTGAGCATTTTTCAGACCATCCGGGATCGCCCTGGTATGGAGCATGGTATATTTCAGAAGTACTGAACATTCTCACCAAAGATCCTGAAGTATGGAAAAAAACGATCTTCATTATCAATTATGATGAAAATGACGGTTATTTTGACCATGTTCTTCCTTTTACTCCTCCATTGAATCCCAACCAACCAGTTGACATGAACAGCAAAGAAGGCGCAGAATATGTAGACCGTTCTCAGGAATACATGAAAACACTTCCTCTGAAGGATCATGAAAGAATTGAAGGAACTGTAGGTCTGGGCTATCGGGTGCCAATGATTATTGCTTCGCCATGGACGAAAGGCGGTCTTGTGAATTCTGAAGTTTCAGACCATACTTCTGTTCTTCAGTTCCTGGAAAATTTCATAAAGAAAAAGACAGGAAAAGACGTTACGGTAAATAACATCAGTGATTGGAGAAGAGCGGTATGCGGAGATCTTACGTCTGCTTTTAATACAGCTAATGTAAAAGCTCCCCAAATGGATTATATTGATCAGAAAGATTATGCAAGGACGATCAATGCAGCCAAAAGCAAACCTGTTCCAAACCTGAAATGGTATGCTGAAAGTGAGCTTAATGAAAGGCTTCTTGATATTCAGGAAAGAGGGATCAAGCCTTCTAATCCACTTCCTTACCATTTCCACGTTAATCTGGAAAATAAAAAAATCCATATGGAGAACCTGAAAGAAAATGGTGTTCCGCTGATTATTTATGACAGAGCGATGTTCGGTAAAGGAGCTTCCTATTATTCATATGCATTGTATGCTAAGCAGGAAATGAAACATGAAATATCCGGTCAGAACTATGACTATGAAGTTTTTGGCCCGAACGGATTTTTCAGAAAATTCAAAGGCAGCATGATCCCGGAAACAGAAGTACTTTTTGTGAATAGAGCTTCTGAACATAAGGCTGAAATTATTTTCAGACAAAAGAAGAAAGGAAATATCAATTTAGTACTGGAAGATCTTTACGAAAAAAGCCGGAAAAACATTTCGGTGCAGCAAACTGAAGAAAAAATGACAGTTGATCTGGCAAAAAACAAAGGCTGGTATGATCTAAAAATCATATCCGGTGACTGTATCTGGCATTTTGCAGGAAGACTAGAGAACGGAAAAATGTCTGTTACCGACCCACACTGGATCTAG
- a CDS encoding WxL protein host-binding domain-containing protein, translating to MMKRILLLITLILQFSFLHAGIVILNGLTHSYSVENGKVYKGKIAIENTSNTPQNVKLFLQDFAYHADGTINYTSLHTNKRSNGDWIKLNTNLITLKGKEKTEIFYEITVPNQTLAPGSYWSVIIVEPVDDIKPSENKAGVSITSVIRYAIQVITDYEAEKAKPELKFESVKVEKQDGRQTVKIAIANNGSLYCKPTAFIEIYNSKTGEKLGTYSSLTMGLLPNTSKTFYIDISKVPVGKYRATIMTTDEEENAFALNVELEVKND from the coding sequence ATGATGAAGCGTATTCTTCTTTTAATCACCCTGATTTTGCAGTTCAGTTTTTTACATGCCGGTATTGTGATTCTCAACGGGCTTACGCATTCTTACTCAGTAGAAAACGGAAAAGTTTATAAAGGAAAAATTGCTATTGAAAATACAAGCAATACTCCTCAGAATGTAAAATTATTTTTACAGGATTTCGCCTATCATGCGGATGGGACAATCAATTACACATCATTGCATACCAATAAACGCAGTAATGGAGACTGGATTAAACTCAATACCAATCTGATTACTCTGAAAGGCAAAGAAAAGACAGAAATATTCTATGAAATCACAGTTCCTAATCAGACACTAGCCCCCGGAAGTTATTGGAGCGTCATCATTGTAGAACCTGTAGATGACATAAAACCCAGCGAAAATAAAGCGGGAGTAAGCATTACTTCTGTGATAAGGTATGCTATCCAGGTCATTACAGATTATGAGGCAGAAAAGGCCAAACCGGAACTGAAATTTGAAAGCGTAAAAGTAGAAAAACAAGATGGCAGGCAAACCGTAAAAATTGCAATAGCCAATAATGGAAGTCTTTACTGTAAACCAACAGCATTTATTGAGATCTATAACAGTAAGACCGGTGAAAAGCTTGGAACCTATTCAAGCTTAACCATGGGACTGCTGCCTAATACCTCTAAAACATTTTACATTGATATCAGTAAGGTACCTGTAGGTAAATATAGAGCTACGATAATGACCACAGACGAAGAAGAGAATGCTTTTGCACTCAATGTGGAATTAGAAGTAAAAAATGATTAG
- a CDS encoding COG1470 family protein, translating to MIRTWTLFIILLFPIFSFSQQQSSPLISKRDSLMPGTSTSIPFTLENSSAENKVYDISATTSDPNIVPILAKGELKMVPHETSVYLLPLRITAETAKGLYTITLNITDRHSGISFVKTSQITISGSRKLSLKALNSPEFIRAGETIHSSFLLKNNGNVTENVILESKNAIIDYDTSIVLSPNESKVINVHKLTSPDLRQNEVQNLNLSAYSKDSPEENQDVYVSTQVISVKPLENDIYHRLPIAASLSFIGMQNMGVYQDGFQGELYGKGTLDKDNKNQIEFHAVTRNPVEFSSFTQYEEYFVNYKRDHLFVHLGDKTYSSSYLTEFARYGRGAEIRYDFNKVRVGGFYNHPRFFKDIKDEFNIYSTFRIRKESEISTGYLYKIPEKREINYGDGRLDSEAHLPYIKGKFKLSRNINLSGELAYSTTEKTEGTAYMMQTEAIFEKFNGSLMYIKTSPKFAGYFTNTDTFNGNIYYNITKKLSVFANYMQDVKNFQRDNLLLAAPYRKYFQYGVQYKYLSNGFIILNNAYQKYQDRLEPKQFDYNERFFKISINQQIGIFQINLDGQLGKTDNYLTEFSGNSSLYSANISFQKFRTSFNVFGSYAITSRYQLQNQKNLYYGARIFNRFSDKTSLSIFYQNNYIPEEYFKDRNLFELLFHQQLFPGNELDLSGRYSLQRGEIGKKDFIFSMRYTWRPNIPVQKTTEYVSLSGNISNLGIKKTEGIKLMLGSYISITDKEGNYIFKNVIPGNYFLEIDRSTTEINDIPTQIFPATLSLMNKENIFNFGLTAAASIKGHVQLQETGEKENTGIDKKGKKKRESIIVEASSNDQTYRKICFVGEDFDFTYLRPGNWTVKVYRNGLDKRYKISTNQFQLSLQPAETKQLNISVVKQPVEIKYQQESLKVGYNEIKNKK from the coding sequence ATGATTAGAACTTGGACTTTATTTATTATCCTATTATTCCCGATATTTTCTTTTTCTCAACAGCAATCCAGCCCGTTGATCAGTAAAAGAGATAGTCTAATGCCGGGAACGTCTACTTCTATTCCCTTTACATTAGAAAATAGTTCAGCGGAAAACAAGGTTTATGATATTTCGGCGACCACGTCAGATCCGAATATCGTCCCTATTTTAGCAAAAGGAGAACTTAAGATGGTTCCTCATGAAACTTCAGTATATCTGCTTCCATTACGTATTACAGCAGAAACAGCTAAGGGCCTCTATACAATAACATTGAACATTACAGACCGCCATAGCGGGATATCCTTTGTAAAAACTTCACAAATTACCATTTCCGGGAGCAGGAAACTTTCCCTTAAGGCATTAAATTCTCCGGAATTTATAAGAGCCGGAGAAACCATTCATTCTTCATTTTTACTGAAAAATAACGGGAATGTAACGGAAAATGTTATTCTGGAAAGTAAAAATGCCATTATTGATTATGATACATCAATAGTCTTAAGCCCCAATGAATCTAAAGTTATCAACGTACACAAACTAACCAGCCCTGATCTCAGGCAAAATGAGGTTCAAAATCTGAATCTATCAGCATATTCAAAAGATAGTCCTGAAGAAAATCAAGATGTTTACGTAAGTACCCAGGTTATATCGGTAAAACCTTTGGAAAATGACATTTACCACAGACTTCCTATTGCGGCCTCTTTGTCTTTCATCGGCATGCAGAATATGGGTGTTTACCAGGATGGTTTCCAGGGTGAGCTGTATGGCAAAGGAACATTGGACAAAGACAATAAAAACCAGATTGAGTTTCATGCAGTAACACGCAATCCTGTAGAATTTAGTTCATTTACTCAATATGAAGAATATTTTGTCAACTATAAACGGGATCATCTTTTCGTTCATCTTGGAGATAAAACTTATTCTTCATCTTATTTAACAGAGTTTGCAAGATATGGGCGCGGGGCGGAAATCCGGTATGATTTTAATAAAGTAAGAGTGGGTGGATTCTACAACCATCCCAGGTTTTTCAAAGATATTAAAGATGAATTTAATATATATTCAACCTTCAGGATCCGGAAAGAATCAGAAATCTCTACAGGATATCTTTACAAAATTCCAGAAAAAAGAGAAATTAATTATGGAGATGGAAGATTAGATTCTGAAGCCCATCTTCCTTATATTAAGGGAAAATTCAAACTTTCAAGAAACATCAACCTTTCCGGGGAATTGGCTTACAGCACGACAGAGAAAACAGAGGGAACAGCTTATATGATGCAGACCGAAGCTATTTTTGAGAAATTCAACGGAAGCTTAATGTATATCAAAACAAGCCCAAAATTTGCAGGATATTTTACCAATACAGATACCTTCAACGGTAATATTTATTATAACATTACCAAAAAGCTTAGCGTTTTTGCCAATTATATGCAGGATGTCAAAAATTTCCAGCGGGATAATTTATTGCTGGCGGCACCTTACAGAAAATACTTCCAGTATGGAGTACAATACAAATATCTGTCTAATGGATTCATCATCCTTAATAACGCCTATCAAAAGTACCAGGACCGTTTAGAGCCTAAGCAGTTTGATTATAATGAACGATTCTTCAAAATCAGTATTAATCAGCAGATCGGAATATTTCAGATCAATCTCGATGGGCAGTTGGGTAAAACTGATAATTACCTTACGGAATTCAGTGGAAATTCCAGCCTTTATTCCGCCAATATTTCATTTCAAAAATTCAGGACATCTTTTAATGTGTTCGGAAGTTATGCTATCACTTCAAGATATCAGCTACAGAATCAGAAAAATCTTTATTATGGAGCAAGAATATTCAATAGATTTTCCGATAAAACCAGTTTAAGTATATTTTATCAGAACAATTATATCCCTGAAGAATATTTTAAAGACAGAAATCTATTTGAACTTCTGTTTCATCAACAGTTGTTTCCGGGGAATGAGCTTGATCTTTCAGGAAGATATTCATTACAAAGAGGAGAAATAGGAAAGAAAGATTTTATATTTTCCATGCGGTATACCTGGCGTCCCAACATTCCGGTGCAGAAAACGACAGAGTATGTTTCTTTATCTGGGAATATCAGCAATCTCGGCATAAAAAAGACAGAGGGAATAAAACTGATGCTTGGAAGCTACATTTCCATTACAGATAAAGAAGGAAATTATATATTTAAAAATGTTATTCCAGGTAATTATTTCCTGGAAATAGACCGTTCAACCACAGAAATCAATGATATTCCCACACAGATTTTCCCTGCTACTCTTTCTCTTATGAATAAAGAAAACATTTTCAATTTTGGATTAACAGCCGCAGCCAGTATAAAGGGGCATGTTCAGCTCCAGGAAACAGGAGAAAAAGAAAATACGGGTATTGATAAAAAAGGAAAAAAGAAAAGAGAAAGTATTATTGTGGAAGCTAGCAGCAACGACCAGACCTACCGTAAAATATGTTTTGTTGGAGAGGATTTTGATTTCACGTATCTCCGGCCGGGTAACTGGACAGTCAAAGTTTACCGAAACGGCCTTGATAAACGGTATAAAATTTCAACAAATCAATTTCAATTGAGCCTACAGCCAGCAGAAACAAAACAATTAAATATTAGTGTTGTTAAGCAGCCGGTAGAAATCAAATACCAGCAGGAGTCCTTAAAAGTAGGATATAATGAAATAAAAAATAAGAAATAA